The following are encoded in a window of Thalassotalea insulae genomic DNA:
- a CDS encoding M28 family metallopeptidase encodes MIRLAIIFLALLSALAQAKTTSYHALANHYLKQLADQQSGIGARVAGTAKEQQTADFISKTLNNIGYLVTEQSFNFDNDKVSKNLIVNSNPKLKQTIILAAHYDSTGAKEGSLGATDNGAGVAAMLAIAKAIHDQPPQDYNIRFIAFGAEEQGLKGSNYYVQQLKNAADEIGQISAMINFDTIAGGDFVYVHSAHTKPYKCSDAQDSYNADTQIRAALLNASTKVLGSKKQYIIHPEYPGYPAGVTGAWSDHAPFACAGIPIAYVESTNFTINGKDGFDGYSQSTNPALWDCYNSKTQSACDRETESQWGKIWHTQYDNLDKLEQLFPSRVSQQVTDNVNVLIELLSHAATYFAARK; translated from the coding sequence GTGATAAGACTAGCGATTATTTTTCTGGCCCTGCTGAGCGCACTAGCTCAAGCCAAAACCACTTCCTATCATGCACTGGCAAATCATTACCTCAAGCAGCTGGCCGATCAACAATCAGGTATTGGTGCCCGCGTTGCCGGTACAGCTAAAGAGCAACAAACCGCCGACTTTATTAGCAAAACATTGAACAACATCGGCTATCTGGTCACTGAACAAAGCTTTAATTTTGATAACGATAAAGTGTCGAAAAACCTTATTGTTAATAGCAATCCAAAACTTAAGCAAACAATTATTCTTGCCGCCCATTATGACTCCACCGGAGCAAAAGAAGGCTCACTAGGGGCTACAGATAACGGCGCCGGTGTAGCGGCAATGCTGGCAATCGCCAAAGCAATACACGACCAGCCACCACAGGATTATAACATCCGCTTCATCGCCTTTGGCGCGGAAGAACAAGGATTAAAAGGTTCTAACTATTATGTCCAACAGCTAAAAAACGCTGCCGATGAAATTGGACAAATCAGTGCAATGATCAATTTTGACACTATCGCAGGTGGTGATTTTGTTTATGTCCATAGTGCTCACACCAAACCATATAAGTGTTCTGATGCCCAAGACAGTTACAATGCTGATACTCAAATTAGAGCAGCATTATTAAATGCTTCAACAAAAGTCTTAGGCAGCAAAAAACAATACATCATCCACCCTGAGTATCCAGGTTATCCTGCGGGCGTCACCGGCGCTTGGTCAGATCATGCACCATTTGCCTGTGCCGGTATTCCAATTGCCTATGTCGAATCAACCAACTTTACCATTAACGGTAAGGACGGCTTTGATGGTTATTCGCAATCAACCAATCCGGCACTTTGGGATTGTTATAACAGCAAAACTCAGAGCGCTTGTGATCGGGAAACCGAAAGCCAATGGGGTAAAATCTGGCATACACAATACGATAACTTAGATAAACTTGAACAATTATTCCCATCGAGGGTCTCACAGCAAGTTACTGATAATGTTAATGTTCTGATAGAGCTACTCAGCCATGCTGCGACCTATTTCGCCGCCCGTAAATAA
- a CDS encoding glutathione peroxidase has translation MMKSSIYAALFLLLLIANSYAVSCPDYLDVSFKKLHSSQSVDLCQLTQGKPVLIVNTASHCGYTPHFKELEAIHQKYHSQGLVVIGFPSDDFFQEEDDEAKTAEICFINYGVTFTMLTPTAVWGGDVNSVFKFLAEKSTSPKWNFYKYLIDGKGQQVQVFSPRVAPDDERFISAIESLVVKK, from the coding sequence ATGATGAAATCATCTATTTATGCAGCGCTATTTTTACTGCTGCTTATTGCCAATAGTTACGCGGTTAGCTGTCCTGATTATTTGGATGTCAGTTTTAAAAAGTTACATTCGAGTCAGTCGGTTGATTTATGTCAGTTAACGCAGGGGAAACCGGTATTAATAGTGAATACTGCGAGTCATTGCGGCTATACTCCTCACTTTAAAGAGCTTGAAGCGATTCATCAAAAATATCATTCGCAAGGACTGGTGGTGATTGGTTTTCCTTCGGATGATTTTTTTCAGGAAGAGGATGATGAAGCGAAAACTGCGGAGATTTGTTTTATTAATTACGGTGTCACTTTTACTATGCTAACGCCAACTGCGGTATGGGGCGGTGACGTGAATAGTGTCTTTAAATTTTTAGCAGAAAAATCTACGTCACCTAAATGGAATTTTTACAAGTATCTGATCGATGGTAAAGGGCAGCAAGTGCAGGTGTTTAGCCCGCGAGTGGCGCCAGACGATGAACGTTTTATTTCCGCGATAGAATCGCTAGTTGTGAAAAAATAG
- a CDS encoding MltA domain-containing protein — MFSRTIFLWLALTSFSSIAQFVLEPQPAINGQWQVNLSDLCQVAKNTQTYIEVFPEDEFAVHAGKGLFKGVDLQRVQQTLAFVCQLQQQNIQLTAEYLIEHFDFYRWLPDKQQADHLAAHSNNKVKKRLLTNIPEQQIFLTKYYTKLLTGNDKKTAKYNQALYRLPYDEHGLTLEQAEQQKAQLTRYKYTRQQILTGVLEQKKLAKPLIWVSEEALHDVLLQGTGVVEVNDTRRYFNVHRNNDIAYDYTLGKREQARYWYFAEVSSILGYGKTLASKIPVKENVTFAGNVAQLGLGKLFLINYNVGEQKINQLGVLADQGGAFDNNLFQLDFLRGSYRGWSDYYQANKHLPDYANAWLLLRK; from the coding sequence ATGTTTAGTCGAACAATTTTCTTATGGTTAGCGTTAACCTCATTTTCTTCAATAGCTCAATTTGTGTTAGAGCCGCAGCCGGCTATTAATGGTCAGTGGCAGGTTAATTTATCGGATCTTTGCCAGGTTGCTAAAAACACTCAGACCTATATTGAGGTATTTCCAGAGGATGAGTTTGCCGTTCACGCCGGTAAAGGCTTATTTAAAGGGGTTGATCTGCAACGTGTGCAGCAAACCTTGGCGTTTGTTTGCCAGCTACAACAGCAAAATATTCAATTAACTGCCGAATACCTGATTGAACATTTTGATTTTTATCGTTGGCTGCCGGATAAGCAACAAGCGGATCATCTTGCAGCGCACAGTAATAATAAGGTCAAAAAACGCCTGTTAACGAATATTCCTGAGCAGCAGATTTTCTTGACTAAATATTACACTAAGCTATTGACAGGGAACGATAAAAAAACAGCGAAATACAATCAGGCGCTATATCGTTTGCCGTATGATGAACACGGGTTAACTCTGGAACAAGCTGAGCAGCAAAAAGCGCAGTTAACCCGATATAAATATACTCGTCAGCAAATATTAACGGGTGTGCTAGAACAAAAAAAGCTGGCAAAGCCTTTAATTTGGGTTTCTGAAGAAGCATTGCATGATGTGCTATTACAAGGAACAGGGGTAGTGGAAGTTAACGATACTCGTCGCTATTTTAACGTCCATCGTAATAATGATATTGCCTATGATTACACCTTAGGTAAGAGAGAGCAGGCACGCTATTGGTATTTTGCCGAAGTCAGCAGTATTTTAGGTTATGGAAAAACGCTGGCTAGTAAAATACCCGTTAAAGAAAACGTGACATTTGCTGGTAATGTTGCTCAGCTTGGTCTTGGGAAACTGTTTTTAATTAATTATAATGTTGGCGAGCAGAAAATTAATCAACTCGGGGTGCTGGCCGATCAAGGTGGAGCCTTTGATAATAATTTGTTTCAGCTCGATTTTTTGCGGGGCAGTTATCGTGGCTGGTCTGATTATTACCAGGCGAATAAGCACTTACCTGATTATGCTAATGCCTGGTTGTTATTGCGTAAATGA
- a CDS encoding nucleoside-diphosphate sugar epimerase/dehydratase — MIRRIDLMPSSLKLMLALTYDVIALALAFFLAYFLRLGASHIEISAAEASVLATVTLSTMLLFYFAGTYRSVVRYFNAKATLKIAGLLIIATGIFYLAGHLYGAFVPRSVPIVFFTIACFFIAGARSLVGVITGKKWFDEREGVVIYGAGNTGQQLANTLLLGNQYQPLAFIDQKSHYHNRELLGINIYPPKHISKLIKRYGQFKILIAVSKLNKNRMQEIIAGLEPYALELLTIPNMADIVSGKRKIDQFREVSVDELLGREPVAPDPQLLGANIRNKVVMVSGAGGSIGKELCRQIIHQHPAKLVLLDVSEALLYEINQELTVYLKEHHLAIPLVPLIGNVQNGILMTSIFHSENVQTIYHAAAYKHVPLVENNVIAGISNNVLGTYEIAQAAIYCGVETFVLISTDKAVRPTNVMGATKRLAELILQSLAPRDHNTRFVMVRFGNVLGSSGSVVPLFKRQIKAGGPITITHPDIIRYFMTIPEAAQLVIQAGAMGTGGDVFVLDMGEPVKIVDLALNMTHLMGLTVKSDTHPDGDIEIVYTGLRPGEKLYEELLIDADAQSTQHQRILTANEHSLTWPEVKAILDQLTDAMRDEDITKLREILQQAPLQYQPDSLPQQKPDTPSQADAVNH; from the coding sequence ATGATCCGCAGGATAGATTTAATGCCAAGCTCATTAAAGCTAATGCTGGCATTAACTTATGACGTGATAGCGCTAGCGCTGGCATTCTTTCTCGCTTATTTTTTGCGACTCGGTGCTTCTCATATCGAAATTTCTGCCGCAGAAGCCTCGGTACTGGCAACGGTAACTTTAAGCACCATGTTGCTGTTTTATTTTGCTGGTACCTATCGCAGTGTAGTTCGTTATTTTAATGCCAAAGCGACATTGAAAATTGCCGGATTATTAATCATTGCTACGGGTATTTTCTACCTCGCAGGTCACCTATATGGTGCTTTTGTACCACGTTCAGTTCCAATAGTATTTTTTACCATAGCCTGTTTTTTTATCGCTGGTGCCAGATCATTAGTAGGAGTAATCACTGGTAAAAAGTGGTTTGACGAGCGAGAAGGCGTAGTGATATACGGTGCCGGTAATACCGGACAGCAACTGGCAAATACCTTATTACTGGGCAATCAATACCAACCATTAGCCTTTATTGACCAAAAGAGTCATTATCATAATCGTGAGTTACTTGGCATTAACATTTATCCGCCAAAGCATATTAGTAAACTCATTAAACGATACGGCCAGTTCAAGATCTTAATTGCAGTTTCAAAGCTCAATAAAAATCGCATGCAGGAAATCATTGCTGGGTTAGAACCTTATGCGCTGGAATTATTAACCATTCCCAATATGGCAGATATCGTTTCAGGCAAGCGTAAAATAGACCAGTTCAGAGAAGTGTCGGTTGATGAACTACTAGGACGAGAGCCTGTCGCTCCCGACCCTCAATTGTTAGGTGCGAATATCAGGAATAAAGTGGTAATGGTTTCAGGCGCTGGTGGCTCTATCGGTAAAGAATTGTGTCGGCAAATTATCCATCAACATCCGGCCAAGCTAGTGCTACTCGATGTCAGTGAAGCCTTGCTTTATGAAATTAATCAGGAACTAACGGTTTACCTTAAAGAACATCATCTTGCTATCCCGCTGGTGCCGCTGATCGGTAACGTGCAAAATGGTATTTTGATGACCTCGATCTTTCATAGCGAAAATGTACAGACCATCTATCATGCCGCAGCTTATAAACATGTCCCACTAGTAGAAAATAATGTTATAGCGGGTATTTCCAATAATGTCCTTGGCACTTATGAAATTGCGCAGGCAGCGATCTACTGCGGAGTAGAAACTTTTGTCTTGATCTCAACAGATAAAGCAGTAAGGCCAACCAATGTCATGGGTGCAACTAAACGTCTAGCGGAATTAATCCTGCAATCTTTGGCTCCTAGAGATCATAACACCCGCTTTGTTATGGTACGTTTTGGCAATGTCTTAGGTTCATCCGGTTCCGTTGTGCCGTTATTTAAACGCCAGATAAAAGCCGGCGGACCAATAACCATTACTCATCCCGACATTATCCGCTACTTTATGACCATCCCGGAAGCAGCTCAGTTAGTGATCCAGGCCGGTGCAATGGGCACCGGTGGTGATGTATTTGTCCTTGATATGGGCGAGCCGGTAAAAATTGTCGATTTAGCACTCAATATGACCCATTTAATGGGCTTAACGGTTAAAAGTGATACTCATCCTGATGGTGATATTGAAATCGTCTATACCGGCCTGCGTCCAGGGGAAAAGCTTTATGAAGAACTATTAATAGACGCCGATGCCCAATCGACTCAACACCAACGCATACTGACGGCAAATGAACATTCATTAACCTGGCCGGAAGTTAAGGCTATTCTCGATCAGCTCACCGACGCGATGCGTGATGAAGACATAACGAAGCTAAGGGAAATATTGCAACAGGCGCCACTACAATATCAACCTGATTCATTACCGCAACAAAAGCCAGATACGCCCTCACAAGCCGATGCAGTTAATCACTAA
- a CDS encoding DegT/DnrJ/EryC1/StrS family aminotransferase, whose amino-acid sequence MLNTEFSPWPSFSEQEVSAVAEVLRSNRVNYWTGQQGRQFEQEFAHFSDCQYAVAVANGTLALDLALKSLNIAAGDEVIVTSRTFIASVSSIINCGATPVFADVELDSQNISANTIQTVLTERTKAIICVHLAGWPCEMDEIMALAKQHQLYVIEDCAQAHGAKYKGRSVGSIGDIGAWSFCQDKIMTTGGEGGMLTTNSETIWRTAWAFKDHGKSYAAVYEKQHPPGYRWLHESFGTNWRLTEMQSAIGRIQVQRMPEWHQQRQTNAKRLFKACQEFPFIRIPTIPEYLEHAFYKCYTFIKPELLPENWTRDKVIDALNQAGVPCYSGSCSEVYLEKAFNDTPYKPAKSLANAKQLGDTSLMFLVHPSLTAEEMALMSEKLTTTLRTIKDIND is encoded by the coding sequence GTGCTAAATACTGAATTTTCTCCCTGGCCAAGTTTTTCTGAACAAGAAGTCAGCGCTGTTGCCGAGGTATTACGTTCTAACCGAGTTAATTATTGGACCGGCCAACAAGGCAGGCAATTTGAACAAGAATTTGCCCATTTTAGTGACTGTCAATACGCTGTCGCTGTAGCAAATGGTACGCTGGCATTAGACTTAGCATTGAAAAGCCTTAATATAGCTGCTGGGGATGAAGTTATCGTCACCTCTCGTACCTTTATTGCCTCAGTTAGCTCCATCATTAATTGCGGCGCGACACCTGTTTTTGCAGATGTTGAACTTGATAGTCAAAACATCAGTGCCAACACAATACAAACGGTATTAACCGAGCGAACTAAAGCTATCATTTGCGTTCACCTCGCTGGCTGGCCTTGTGAAATGGATGAAATAATGGCACTGGCGAAGCAACACCAGCTCTACGTCATTGAAGATTGTGCACAGGCTCACGGCGCTAAATATAAAGGTCGCAGTGTTGGCAGTATCGGTGATATCGGTGCCTGGTCATTTTGTCAGGATAAAATCATGACCACAGGTGGCGAAGGCGGCATGTTAACCACCAACAGCGAAACAATTTGGCGTACCGCTTGGGCATTTAAAGATCACGGAAAATCTTACGCTGCGGTTTATGAAAAGCAACATCCCCCTGGCTATCGCTGGTTGCATGAGTCCTTTGGTACCAACTGGCGATTAACTGAAATGCAGTCGGCTATTGGCCGAATTCAGGTTCAGCGGATGCCCGAATGGCATCAACAACGTCAGACGAATGCTAAACGGCTTTTTAAAGCCTGCCAAGAGTTTCCTTTTATCCGCATTCCAACAATTCCTGAATACTTAGAGCATGCTTTTTATAAATGCTATACCTTTATTAAACCGGAACTGTTACCTGAAAACTGGACAAGAGATAAAGTTATCGATGCACTTAATCAGGCAGGAGTGCCCTGTTATTCCGGCAGCTGTTCAGAAGTGTATCTGGAAAAAGCCTTTAATGATACGCCCTATAAACCTGCAAAATCATTAGCAAATGCCAAACAACTAGGTGACACCAGCTTAATGTTTTTAGTACATCCCAGTTTAACTGCTGAGGAAATGGCGTTAATGAGCGAAAAGCTCACCACAACGTTGCGCACCATCAAAGACATCAACGATTAA
- a CDS encoding acetyltransferase has translation MSKLLIIGAGGHGRVIADCAEASRQYCEIAFLDDSYPEREQNLAWPIIEKSSTWKSFKDEYSFALAIGNNQARLALYRALDEANVHLPNIIHPAAIISSHSELGKGNVVFANAVINPGSKIGNACIINTSASVDHDCQLADAVHISPGAHLAGSVKVGQCSWFGVSSSSVQAICIADNTQIGAGAAVTKDTEANGLYVGVPARRIKDI, from the coding sequence ATGAGTAAATTATTAATTATTGGTGCCGGTGGACACGGCCGAGTCATTGCAGATTGCGCCGAAGCAAGCCGACAATACTGTGAAATAGCCTTTCTAGATGACAGTTACCCGGAGCGAGAACAGAATCTAGCCTGGCCAATAATCGAAAAATCCTCGACCTGGAAAAGCTTTAAAGACGAATATAGCTTCGCACTGGCGATCGGTAATAACCAGGCAAGACTAGCCCTATATCGTGCACTGGATGAAGCTAACGTTCATTTACCCAATATTATTCATCCTGCCGCGATAATCAGCAGCCATAGTGAACTGGGCAAAGGTAATGTTGTTTTTGCCAATGCCGTGATAAATCCTGGTAGTAAAATTGGCAATGCCTGTATTATCAACACTTCCGCCAGTGTCGATCACGACTGTCAGTTAGCCGACGCCGTGCATATTTCCCCTGGCGCACATTTAGCCGGAAGCGTAAAAGTTGGTCAATGCTCCTGGTTTGGCGTTAGCAGCAGCAGCGTACAAGCAATTTGCATAGCCGACAATACTCAAATAGGTGCCGGTGCGGCGGTGACAAAAGATACTGAAGCCAATGGTTTATACGTAGGTGTACCGGCAAGACGTATCAAAGATATTTAA
- a CDS encoding sugar transferase — protein sequence MVKRLCDLILTLTALILLAIPLALLALVIRIKLGSPVLFVQQRPGRDGKLFKLFKFRSMTDAKDTDGKLLPDSERLTSFGKKLRATSLDELPSLWCVIKGDMSLVGPRPLLEEYLPLYSKEQARRHDVRPGITGWAQVNGRNAISWQEKFELDTWYVDNQSLWLDINILFLTIKKVFQKADINADGEVTMAKFTGNNDE from the coding sequence ATGGTTAAACGATTATGTGACCTCATCCTGACGTTAACCGCCTTAATACTGTTAGCCATACCACTAGCATTGTTAGCCTTAGTGATCAGAATAAAGCTAGGCTCACCGGTATTATTTGTACAACAGCGTCCTGGCAGAGATGGTAAACTATTTAAGTTATTCAAGTTTCGCTCAATGACAGACGCTAAAGACACCGATGGCAAACTGTTACCAGACAGTGAACGTTTAACTTCATTTGGCAAGAAGCTCAGGGCCACCAGTTTAGATGAACTCCCCAGTCTTTGGTGTGTTATTAAAGGCGATATGAGCTTAGTGGGTCCAAGACCCTTACTTGAAGAATATTTGCCTCTATATTCCAAGGAGCAAGCCCGTCGCCATGATGTCCGCCCAGGTATTACCGGCTGGGCACAGGTTAACGGCCGAAATGCCATCAGCTGGCAAGAAAAATTTGAACTAGACACCTGGTACGTTGATAATCAATCATTATGGCTTGATATTAATATACTGTTTTTAACGATAAAAAAAGTATTTCAAAAAGCCGATATTAATGCTGATGGTGAAGTAACCATGGCAAAATTTACGGGGAATAATGATGAGTAA
- a CDS encoding glycosyltransferase family 4 protein: MKVLHLLKTAIGASWALRQTTELIKLGVEVHIVLPKGPMVDKYQQAGVIVYQFDPSLAISKPWLNITRAKKLRALVKQIKPDIIHSHFVATTLLMRFALVGIDIPRIFHVPGPLHLEHWLFRHLDIYSAGKNDHWLASCLWTEKKYQQLGIKHERIGLAYYGVNEQDFQFTSSAANTLKTELAIDNEDFLIGMVAYFYAPKRYLGQKRGLKGHEDLIDALAIVRHRYPRVKCIFVGGPWGNTEHYFQSVKHYAQQKLGNTCIFLGTRNDVAELYPQFDLAVHPSHSENVGGAVESMYAKVPTLTTKVGGFTDLVTDGETGYLAQAKNPQSLAEKIIEAIENPGNRQAMVENAYQKVQQVMNVKDNAKQVLAFYQQILAGRGKQ, from the coding sequence GTGAAAGTACTCCATTTACTAAAAACGGCAATTGGCGCCAGTTGGGCTCTGAGACAGACAACTGAGTTAATCAAACTCGGCGTCGAAGTACATATAGTACTTCCTAAAGGCCCTATGGTGGACAAATACCAACAAGCAGGGGTGATTGTTTATCAATTTGATCCGTCATTAGCCATCAGTAAACCTTGGTTAAACATAACGCGTGCTAAAAAACTCAGGGCGTTAGTTAAGCAAATCAAGCCTGATATTATTCACAGCCATTTTGTCGCTACGACTTTATTAATGCGCTTCGCACTAGTTGGCATTGATATTCCACGTATTTTTCATGTACCTGGCCCCTTGCATCTTGAGCACTGGCTGTTTCGACATCTGGATATTTATTCTGCTGGTAAAAATGACCACTGGCTCGCCTCCTGTCTATGGACTGAAAAAAAGTATCAGCAATTAGGTATAAAGCATGAACGGATTGGCCTTGCTTATTACGGCGTTAACGAGCAAGACTTTCAATTTACGTCCAGTGCAGCCAATACCTTAAAAACAGAGTTAGCCATAGACAACGAAGATTTTCTTATCGGCATGGTCGCCTATTTCTATGCTCCCAAGCGCTATCTAGGACAGAAACGCGGCCTTAAGGGCCATGAAGATTTAATTGATGCTCTAGCAATTGTCCGCCATCGATATCCAAGGGTGAAATGCATTTTTGTCGGCGGCCCCTGGGGCAATACCGAGCACTATTTTCAATCAGTGAAACACTATGCACAACAAAAACTTGGCAATACTTGTATTTTCCTGGGAACCCGCAATGATGTCGCCGAGCTCTACCCTCAGTTTGATCTGGCGGTGCACCCTTCGCATTCGGAAAATGTCGGCGGAGCGGTAGAATCTATGTATGCTAAAGTGCCAACTCTAACTACTAAGGTCGGCGGCTTTACAGACCTGGTGACAGATGGCGAAACCGGTTATTTAGCCCAGGCTAAAAACCCACAATCGCTTGCTGAGAAAATCATCGAGGCGATCGAGAATCCCGGGAATCGCCAGGCCATGGTAGAAAATGCCTATCAAAAAGTGCAGCAAGTCATGAATGTTAAAGATAATGCCAAGCAAGTACTGGCGTTTTATCAGCAGATATTGGCGGGAAGAGGCAAGCAATAG
- a CDS encoding glycosyltransferase, with translation MQLDVVIEQRFYQTPDGNYWTENAFAYDFWTRYLTVFQQVNIVARVQQVKQGKENWHQVNGDRVEFCPLPYYLGLKSFLLTLPKLIHTLVAKRYQKRKVLFRIPGVLSLLYRVFAMPVKANYGAEVVGDPADTFSNNASSSRLRPVIRWAFIKMLRWQCRHASAISYVTKEALQRKYPANENAFQTHYSSIQLSDSDYFQRTSYSLSKAIKLLCIGNLSQPYKGCDFMLLSVAQMQQQGLNVHLSWIGGGQLLNSMRQLADDLKISQYVDFIGNVSEREQIHQYLDSHDIFILSSRQEGLPRVVIEAMARSLICVATNVGGVNELLAPEYIIERDNIAQLIEKITQISQMKQAQLMSLSLQNYHKALDYDDDILANRRLHMYQSLLR, from the coding sequence ATGCAATTAGACGTCGTCATCGAACAGCGCTTTTACCAAACACCAGATGGTAACTATTGGACAGAGAATGCTTTTGCCTATGATTTTTGGACTCGCTACTTAACCGTTTTTCAGCAGGTTAATATAGTCGCTCGGGTGCAGCAGGTAAAACAAGGAAAAGAGAACTGGCATCAGGTGAATGGTGATCGAGTTGAATTTTGCCCCCTGCCTTATTACCTTGGTCTTAAAAGCTTTTTGCTCACTCTGCCAAAATTAATTCACACGCTGGTTGCAAAACGCTATCAAAAGCGCAAGGTGCTCTTTCGTATTCCGGGTGTGTTATCACTGCTGTATCGAGTATTTGCCATGCCGGTAAAAGCAAATTATGGTGCTGAAGTGGTTGGCGATCCGGCAGATACCTTTTCAAATAATGCCAGCTCCAGCCGCCTACGGCCAGTGATTCGCTGGGCTTTTATCAAAATGTTACGCTGGCAATGTCGTCATGCCAGTGCAATATCCTATGTCACAAAAGAAGCATTGCAACGTAAATACCCAGCAAACGAAAACGCATTTCAAACTCATTACTCATCGATTCAACTCAGTGATAGCGATTATTTTCAGCGAACCTCATACTCGTTAAGTAAAGCAATTAAATTACTATGTATTGGTAACCTATCACAGCCATATAAAGGTTGTGACTTTATGTTGCTGTCGGTTGCGCAGATGCAACAGCAAGGATTGAATGTTCACTTAAGCTGGATTGGTGGTGGCCAACTACTCAATTCAATGCGACAATTAGCAGACGATTTAAAAATAAGTCAATATGTTGATTTTATTGGTAATGTCAGCGAACGAGAGCAAATACATCAATATTTAGATAGTCATGACATTTTTATCTTAAGTTCTCGTCAGGAAGGGTTACCACGCGTTGTGATCGAGGCAATGGCGCGTTCACTGATTTGTGTGGCCACTAACGTCGGCGGCGTCAATGAATTATTAGCGCCTGAATATATTATTGAGCGCGACAATATTGCGCAGCTTATAGAAAAAATCACCCAAATTAGTCAGATGAAACAAGCACAGTTAATGTCACTTTCACTACAGAATTACCATAAAGCACTAGATTATGACGACGATATACTGGCAAATAGACGTCTACATATGTATCAATCACTTTTAAGGTAG
- a CDS encoding oligosaccharide flippase family protein: MQMKLKKGISIMLISNVMFALSQWIIISGLNYLGNAAAVGKYAYSLALAGVFLTIGQLGLRQFLLSSKASNEEIQVVFYIRIVTTLIAFLCLVFYCLLFVDAKYTSIIVILGIVKIIENISDICHGYFQLNHKITHIALSRIIRAFVSPLLFLTVYYFTENIYFACSSLFVSLTLVFYLIDSKAFSVGQLGMVATQLSENFGNVVKKSFPIGMTMLFVILLVNIPLFVLQNVTTDHIVGQYASIFYFVTAGSLVIQSVVQVIAPLITNNLKLKAKQEVKRLIKMSYLIAVVIGGIGIVLAGVCGTLVLTFAYGKPYGHLADLLVVAAVLNLVLGFQSVGGVSLTSLGCFNFQMVIMLITLPICYLVSLNLIPLYGAEGALYSGIVSTLIIAMLFLTKLIRELVLFEKT; the protein is encoded by the coding sequence ATGCAAATGAAGCTTAAAAAAGGAATTAGTATTATGCTAATTTCAAACGTTATGTTTGCTCTCTCTCAATGGATAATTATTTCTGGATTAAATTATTTGGGCAATGCGGCTGCAGTTGGTAAATATGCTTATTCTCTGGCACTGGCAGGCGTTTTTTTAACTATAGGGCAATTAGGACTTAGGCAATTTTTATTGTCTAGTAAAGCCTCCAATGAAGAGATTCAAGTTGTATTTTACATAAGAATTGTAACGACGTTAATTGCATTCTTATGTTTAGTTTTTTACTGCTTGTTGTTTGTTGATGCTAAGTACACTTCCATTATTGTCATTCTTGGGATTGTTAAAATTATTGAGAATATTTCCGATATTTGTCATGGGTATTTTCAACTAAATCATAAAATTACTCATATCGCCCTTTCGAGAATAATAAGAGCATTTGTGTCGCCCTTGCTCTTTTTAACTGTGTACTACTTCACTGAAAATATTTATTTCGCGTGCTCGTCGTTATTTGTTTCTTTAACACTGGTTTTTTATTTAATTGACAGCAAAGCATTTTCAGTTGGTCAACTTGGAATGGTTGCAACTCAGCTTTCAGAAAATTTTGGTAATGTTGTAAAAAAATCATTTCCTATCGGGATGACTATGCTATTTGTTATTTTACTAGTAAATATTCCATTATTTGTGCTGCAAAATGTGACTACTGACCATATTGTTGGCCAATATGCATCAATATTTTATTTTGTTACCGCAGGAAGTTTGGTGATACAGTCTGTCGTTCAAGTGATAGCTCCCCTGATTACTAATAATCTTAAATTAAAAGCGAAACAAGAAGTTAAACGGCTGATAAAAATGAGTTACTTGATCGCAGTTGTAATAGGGGGAATAGGTATTGTTTTAGCGGGTGTATGTGGCACCCTGGTATTGACGTTTGCTTATGGTAAACCATACGGTCATTTAGCTGATTTATTAGTAGTTGCAGCTGTTTTAAATTTGGTTTTGGGCTTTCAATCTGTCGGGGGGGTTTCTTTAACTTCACTGGGATGTTTTAATTTTCAAATGGTTATCATGCTTATTACATTGCCAATATGTTACCTTGTTAGTTTGAATTTGATACCTCTATACGGCGCGGAAGGGGCCCTTTATTCAGGGATCGTCTCAACGCTTATCATTGCAATGTTGTTTTTAACTAAATTAATACGAGAGTTGGTGTTGTTTGAAAAAACATAA